In Melanotaenia boesemani isolate fMelBoe1 chromosome 1, fMelBoe1.pri, whole genome shotgun sequence, the genomic window aaaggaaaacatgaataCATCAGCATATCAATATCAATCATATATGTACATAGGATGTAAGATGTATGATTAGAAAAACGGAAAACATACAAATCATATACAGCGTATCAATATCATTCATACAAATGTAGATTAAAGATCTATACCAGAGAAATGGAAAATGTATACAACAGTCATGCAGAGAACTGATTTaccacacagagaaaaagagaagccTTTAAGGCTGTACAAAGCACATGGagaataaaatgtaatgtaCATGTATATTCTCAAGTTAACATATGAACACATCATCCTTATCTCAAACCATATTTACAAATGTACAAAGTATCGCACAGAGGTTTTAGAGCCAAAACCCCTGAAAGAGGActgttttgctcatttttttccttgtgcTACCTTTTTGCAGTTCAAGGGTGGTCAGTTTGGCACCGTGGTGGAGCCTTATGTTgagaaacacagacacaaccaATGACAACAAGTTGGAATGATGGTTGTCAATACCAAACTGTGTCTCCTCAATGTGCTCCCCAAGCAGAAAAACGTTGTTCGTTCCAATCTCTTCCCGGACTATGTGTGTGACTGTTGACGCCTTTGGAGCGTGCTTTGTTGAAGCCTGGCGAATGACCCTTTCTGCAGCTCTTAGCACcttaaaatcataataatattgataatattaCAATATACTTATATAATGCTCTACACAGTGCTAAAAGACACTttgaagaataaagaaaataaataaagcaacttcaatatgcaaagaaaaaacaacaaacaaacaaaccttcaCTGTGCCATGTGATGGAATTACTAAGCCGCCGTTGTTTTTCAGTGGTAGCTCTCATCAAATCATGATGGTACAGCATCTCTGACCAAGCTTGCACGGCACACATCACAGGGCAGCTTTCTGAGAATCTGCCGGACTACAAACCCTGCTATGTAGACCAGAGCATTTTCCACCAGACCATCAAACTGAGTGGGAAGATAGCTGTGGTCACACAAGATAGCCGAAATGTTGGCGAATGGAAATGGGTGCTCCTCTGTAGTTTCTGCTGTGGACATCTCTACAGCAGAGAGGGACACCGTGTCATCTTGAGCAGCCACATTGCCGGTCTCACTCGGTGAGACACCGCACCGGACCATTAGACGGTGGAAGATGGCCTGGAACTGGCGTGCAGATGGATTGTTATTCCAACCGCCTTGTAttgaaaacagacacacaatACATAATTACTCCCAAGACATAACATAAAGATATTAATAAAGtatctttacttatttattgtAATCGGAATTTATCGTAATCAAAGTAACATCAAGCCAACCTGCTGCTCTGAGTTAAATAGGAGCTCCAAGTGATCCTGGCTGAACCTGTAGGTGAGCACATACCGCTGTACTTGGAGCAATTCAAGAATCATCAGCATCAGAGTGTAAATACTGATGACAAATCCAATGACAGACAGGTACCTACATAAGAAAAAAGTATCATTACTCTGATGACTGGAAAACAAGACACCCAAAAAAGCACCACgaaatttaattcattcaaaGTGGTGAAGTTTCTGTTACATCCAGGCAACAATGAAACTGCAGAACCTGGAGAACTTGAGAACAAGAACACGTGCAACAAGTACAATTGTGACACTAtaatgtacttgattttgtgTAATACATACCATTTAGAAGAACCTGGGCTGAAATACACTAAGTACAAGACAATTCTAACAAGCACAAAACTGCATATTGAAAACCATTTTTACAAACGATGATGATATGAGCAGACATACCATCCTTCTGACATCTGCATAACGTTGATCTTGTGTTATACAAACCATTTAGAAGCATTCAGGACctgaaacacactgaacacaggACAAATTCCaacaaataaatctgaacactgaaaaacattacAAACCAGTATCATGTTAACATACATACCCTTACCTTATTAGACACTTATTTGACTGATTACAAAACATTATGAACAGAGACAAACCTGAGGAAAAAACATGGTAACGTTGACATAATATCAAGCTGATATAGAGAATGCAGCATCTTAGGAACTCGATGCACAAGGGAACAGTGCGACATGTAACTCATGTCATGACCTGCTTTGCCATAAAGTCGAGCTGAAGGTCTGAAATTATATTAGCAAAAATTGGCAAATCCCCTTTAGATAATAACTAAAGAGTTTAAGACTgtgaaaaaggtaaaaaaataaataaataagtaaaaaaaaaacatctgcatgaATTTTAAAGAGCTAATTGTGTTTTACCTGAGCAAAATTCAAGCCTCTCTTTGAGCTCTTCAATAATGAGGTTATTTTCCCTCAAATCCTCCAAAAGAGACTTTACTGCCCTATTTGCCCTCTTTTCTCTGGCCACGGCGTTCTTTTTGTCTCTCGCCAGGCTTTCCACCCTTGCTTGAGTTTCCTCAAGTCTTCTCTTAAGAGCAGTGGGAGAAGCAGGCAGAGCATAACTGTGATCCTACAGGGATGAATGAACATGGTTTGAGTGATATTTAACTCCACACACATCACATTGACACCACAAGTGTATGGCCCACATTATTTCTTATAGTCTTCACCTGTGAAAGTCATTGCcagtactgtgtgtgtgtgtgtgtgtgtgccaggaaTGCATGTTTAAATAGTATTTAATTGTGAATGAATGGGTTTATTTATGAGTGGCAGCAGGACCATAATATGTGATATGCTGCCGTTATATCTCCAGGGCCATTACGACATGATGTCAACAGTAAAAATACTCACCTCATCAGGCTGAGGTTGTGGATGAGAGGTTTCAGTTGTTGGCTCATCCTGAAAGGCCACAGACACGTTCTCGTCAGCTCTTCTGGACGTATTTGTTGTCCTAAGCTTTTCCAGCTAAAAGGAAGAAGCATAATAGTTAAAAAGAATATCTCACCCTGCCCGGtgatttacatttataaatcagTTATACACCTACTTTTTGGAGATGAACTGGGaataagaaaatggatggaataACACCATCTCTGAGTCGGACAATCTGGCCTGTCCTATCAAAGTCTCCTGGCTTAAAATGCTCACTACAAAGCACAGAGAAAACACTGGCAGTGAATCCTTCCCTCCTCAAAGCCACTTCCCATTTCTTCCTCAAGTCTCTGTCTTTGGGAAACCTAAAAAATGAAGACGGGAAACTAGGGACACTGCACAAGAACATTTCACAAATATGGTCAAGCTTATTTGTTTCCTTCTAACATCTTACAATAATTCTTTAACAAAACTACTATTGTGATGCAAAACTATAATGAACCAACCCTGTTAAACTTGTGATTAAACTTATTTGGAAACTTTTCAGATATTCAGTTGTCTGCATTTTCAAGTAGATGGGGTGGGAATGGGTCATGAAGAGTAGCTTACTGATGGTAAAATATATGTGAATAACACAGGCTGTGAAACCAGTGCTTGTCAATATGATATACTAGTAATATTGGTtaaatttctacagttgtgtcAGTTGTAATCTAAGGCATTGCTATGATTTATGCGGTCTCAGTTGATGCCGCGTGAACATCGGCACTAAACATAGCCTACCAAGCTAGCTACGATTTCACTGATGGGCATAAATACAGCACAGTAATATTCGATTCACACTATATGACCAATAGTAGTATTCAAACTTACTTGTGAAAAGTAATCCCATGTGCCCTGTTTTCGACGGTCCGCAAATTCGAACAGGAATATGCTGCACAATACTTGTTTGGCTGCGTACTATCTGATTAGCTACCGGTCCAATATGGCGGCCGCATTTCTCGCGCTCCAATAGCTAATGCGGCGTCTATCCTTTATTATGTCTATGAGCTGCATAGTGTGCCCATCAAGTCCCATCCTGCCTGAATGGGTTCTCTGCTGTACTGGAGTGAACGGGCTGGAGAGTGCCATGGAGAGCTGAGCCTTCTACAAAGAATCAGTTCTTAGTTGGATCATTCATGAACAACACAAATGACAATAGATGTAGTCTGAGGATTCTTCCACGGTTATTAACTAGAACGTTCCTCTTCTTCCCTCATCACGTACATCTTCACTTCCTCTTCCAAATGAAAACAGACCCTCCTTTTATTGttatggatggatgcatggatggatggatggacagacgcaCAGACAGACgagcggatggatggatggatggattgatgatggataaatggatggatggatgggcggatggatggatggatggatggatggatggatggatggatggatggatggatggacagacagacagacgaatggatggatggatggatggatggatggatggatggatggataaatggacgaatggatggatggatggatggatagatagatagatggatgacTGAAAGAGGGGTGGGTCTTATCAGAACACGGTCAAGTTCTATTATCTCTGAATGGTGTTAAACTGATGTCCTGAGAGCTGTTTTTATCTGACTGACTCCATCAGATTACACAgaattctgacatttttttaggcaaggcagtttatttgtatagcacatttcatgtacaggacaattcaaagtgttttacataaaacaaaggcattacagatatttagttAAAATCAACCAAACGCGTTGAGGTGATTTAGTGatgttcctcctcctccacatctcATCCCTCCGTTAGCGTGTGTGATAATATTAACATCTTTAATAAGTTATAAATGTACAACAAACATCCAGTTTTCTGTCCTTCATGACCGAGACAGTTGGAGGTTTGTCTTCTACCTGTCTGCGTTCGTCGGAGGAATTGTAGCTCTTTACGATGTGAGTAGAtaacatgaaacacaaacacaaatctttTTCCAGTAAAACTAGGGAAAGCAGCTCTGGTTAATGATATGGCCTCCATGTCTCTGCAGAAAGAATGGCTGTACGACACCAGAGAAGTTTGGACCGGTTATCCGAAACAGGTCAGTTTACATGTTGCTGTCAACACATTACATTTactcatttcattcatttggcCTGATCCTTTATTCTTTCATCCAACAGCTGCTCCTCAGATCTTTGTCTTCTGACTTCACATTCCTCCTGAGATTTTAGTCATTAACTCCTCCGATAATCAGCTCTGCTACATATCAAACACACCCCACTACAATATATgtaccagaaaataaaaaataaatcttatttatttattttttttatattttcatcacTTGTTTACCGCTATTAGCATGTCCACCACTAACGGTTAGCATGTCCACCACCAACTGTTAGCATGTTCACTGCTAACTGTTAGCATGTAGACTGCCAAATGTTAGCATGTTCACTACTAACTGTTAGCATGTCCACCACCAACTGTTAGCATGTTCACTACTAACTGTTAGCATGTTCACCGCTAACTGTTAGTGTGTTCGCCGCTAATTTGAGACTTACTGGGTTTACTGGGTGATCAGTGATGTGAAAGCCTGAAAGCTTACCACAGCATCTACCATCAGCTTCATCATCCGCAGCAGCTGATGACGGTCCTGCTGCGGTTGCAATGTCAATCATTTTAGGAGCTTCGCTTGGGTCTTCTTTTTGTGCGTAAACGTAAAGGCAGCTTCAAATATTATAACAATCTGTCTTCACAAATTCTCTTCACTCTAGCTTTGTTTTACGTAATAGATAAGCAGTtaaactgtgtgtgttcatCTGATCAAaacttcctgtttctgtttcagTCCATTCTGCAGTCTCAATACTGGTATTACATCTTGGAGATGAGTTTCTATGGCTGTCTTCTCTTCAGTGTGACCTTTGATGTCAAGAGAAAGGTGGGAAACTTCAGCATGTTTATCTCCTTCATACATAAACTCATCTCCACATTCTCACAGTGTGATGTTAATAGAACCTCAAACTTCAAACCCTTTAAAACCTAAGCCGAGAAAGGCCGGCAGTCTAATCTGTCCTCAATCTTGTGACCTCTTCTAGCCTCTGCAGTCCTAATAACAATTGTGAAATCCCTTAAAAGGACGATTAGTGGCTTTCTTTGAAAATAGCTGGGCCTTTCCCACAGCCTTACCAGTTCTGCCCTCTGTGGGACAAATAACAGCCTGCAGAGCCCTTCAGTGGTCACACTGACCTGTTCAAGGTGGCACGTACAAGAGAAGCCCCACAGTACAGAAATGGCAGGGACTGCAAAGTTTCTTGAGTGGGCATCAAAATGAGGACAGGAAGAAAGTGTAAGGCATGAAACGCACTGTCAGAGGCTAGACTTCTACTGCATCTGATTCCTTGTGCAGACAGTCTAATGGCTGGGATAATACTAGCTGTGATCGATGGAGCATGGCGTGGCAAAAATgctcaatactggaggtcaccacaaGGGGGATTACACAGTATTTGGActctgaaatagtgaaaaggtcaatctaccggtcacattgtatttctggGTCATAAACCTCCAAAACGCTTCTAATTTGTTGCTAACTCTTAAGGCACAAGTGTTATCACTGTGCAGCGGGCAAGAGACATCATACAGATGCTGcgctttgtatgtgtgtgagtttgtgtgcgatagtgcctttttattttttgtcctattctttgatgtgtgaaagcttttaaattttgtttttaatttgcataattagatttttttttatgtacagcactttgtgttgctttgtgcatgaaaagtgctctataaataaaatttgatttgatttggttgttGCGGACAAGGTCCGAGAGACAGTCTTCTAGACTATCTGCCATTTTGTTTACCTGTTCATGATCATGTTCGTGCTCTTGTTCGCATGAGCGCCTCTAGCattcaagtcaatattgcagCTCGCGCACACGACATGCTACCACACGTCAACGCGAGCGATCTACATGCTAAATGAACACTAGAAATACGCGGCAGCCATGATACATATGTGGATGCGTTAGTAACAGCAAGTATATAAGAGGCTCCTTTGAGCATCTCTTCAACAGCTGCCCAAAGACTCTGGCTGATGGTCGCTATCACTGGTGCCATGATAACATGCATGATCAGATAAAAGCGGTATATCCTCAGCCGTCAGCACCAGCAAACACCACCATGTTTCCAAGAAGGAAATCCTCTTCATCAAGGCTGGAGAGAAACCTTGAGCACATCCACAGACAACAACAGTCTTCCTCCACACAGCCCCTGATCGGcaggttataatagttttggatttttcattagttttagtttttatttcgttttgaatttttgttttcaaattcagttagtttaaattagtttttagagcagattttctagtttttattagttttttgaAAAtacttagttttagtttttattttattattttagttcgttttgtaaacacacaatacagtttcagttagttatAGTTTTTTTacctctcatttttattttatttcagtttacgagaatattttttttaattctacttttgttttttcatttgttttcgttaactataataactTTGCTGGAGACCTGAACTAAGATGAGCTTGACTCCCCAGTTTAAGCCTTTGTGGCTTTTCCAGACCAGAACCCAGTAGGTCTGTCCTGTGTCCAAAGCTCAGACTGGTCCTGAACATCTTTACTTCTTACAGAAAGCAGCTCTGTGGGGTTAAAGAAGTGATGTTTAACAGTGTTCTCAGTGTTCTTCATGTTACTGGATACtgtggtttgtgtttttatttctccgTCAGGACTTTAGGGAACAGATCATCCACCACGTGGCCACGCTGGTCCTCCTATCATTTTCCTGGTGTGCCAACTTTATCCGTGTAGGAACTCTGGTGATGCTGATCCACGATGCTTCAGATGTTTTACTGGAGGTCAGTCAAACAAGGGTATCTCATTTAAATGGGGTGTGAATGAATCCATTTAAACCTTCTGTTCATGTTGACTGACAGCAgtgtaaaaacctttttatacAGTATCAGTCAaagattttttagtttttaactcaTAAAGAGCCTTCTGTGTTTGCCCTGGGGTttactggcgacctgtccaggtgtaacCTGCCTCTAACCTGGTAGAATAGACTCCAggaaccctgaattggaatgaGCAGTATAGCCTTGCTGATCAGATCACATCATTTTCTGTGATAAATCACGATTAATCGGTTAACAGCACTTAAAATATATCAATGAGTAAATCGaattaaaataagaagaaaattaatcatttagaaattatgataaaaatcATTTGAGTAAAAATGTATATAAGAGTATTGAAATTTCTTAAACAGAATATATTAATAACATAATgtattgtaatatatatatatgtactgcAATAAAACAGTATAACATTAATACATAGCATAacatgctatatatatatagcatgtTATGCTATGTATTAATGTTATTTCATCATGATATCTGATTGCATAATCATGTGATGCAGAAGACAGGAAGGAATACACCGTGGCTGGTTTTTACACCTAAAACTCTtagaagtgaaaataaatgtcttattttgtaTTAACACAGTGGTTTCTAGATAAAAAAGTGCTGAATCCAACATGTTGACTGGCAGACAAGGGTGGAGGTTCTGGCATTGGTAAGGACACGAAAGTATCCCACAGAGTCTCCTGGAAGACGTGTTTTCTTCCGCTCATGATAGATGTTTACTTGCAGCGTCATGTAACTGAGTGGATAATAAATCTGAACATTAAGGTTTGAGCGGACATCCATGACTTAATGAAACCGTGAAGGAA contains:
- the LOC121655075 gene encoding THAP domain-containing protein 6-like, encoding MFLCSVPSFPSSFFRFPKDRDLRKKWEVALRREGFTASVFSVLCSEHFKPGDFDRTGQIVRLRDGVIPSIFLFPVHLQKLEKLRTTNTSRRADENVSVAFQDEPTTETSHPQPQPDECVSGPECF